The Harpia harpyja isolate bHarHar1 chromosome 13, bHarHar1 primary haplotype, whole genome shotgun sequence genome contains a region encoding:
- the KCNK1 gene encoding potassium channel subfamily K member 1, with protein sequence MLQSLAGSSCVRLVEQHRSAWCFALLVLGYLLYLVFGAVVFSSVELPYEDLLRQELGKLKQRFLEEHACLSEQQLEQFLMRVLEASNYGVSVLSNASGNWNWDFTSSLFFASTVLSTTGYGHTVPLSDGGKAFCIIYSVIGIPFTLLFLTAVVQRIIVYVTRRPVLYFHIRWGFSKQVVAIIHAIVLGFITVSCFFLIPAAIFSVLEDDWNFLESFYFCFISLSTIGLGDYVPGEGYNQKFRELYKIGITCYLLLGLIAMLVVLETFCELHELKKFRKLFYVKKDKEEDQVHIMEHDQLSFSSISDQAASMKDDQKANEPFVTSQSPTSNDSSLNN encoded by the exons ATGTTGCAGTCGTTGGCGGGCAGTTCCTGCGTGCGGTTGGTAGAGCAACACCGCTCCGCTTGGTGCTTCGCTCTGCTGGTGCTGGGTTACCTGCTCTACCTGGTGTTCGGCGCCGTGGTCTTCTCCTCGGTGGAGCTGCCCTACGAAGACCTGCTGCGCCAGGAGCTGGGCAAGCTGAAGCAACGCTTCCTGGAGGAGCACGCCTGCCTCtcggagcagcagctggagcagttTTTGATGCGGGTGCTGGAGGCCAGCAACTACGGCGTCTCGGTGCTCAGCAACGCTTCGGGCAACTGGAATTGGGACTTCACCTCCTCCCTTTTCTTCGCCAGCACCGTCCTCTCCACCACGG GTTATGGACACACAGTGCCTTTATCTGATGGAGGAAAGGCCTTCTGCATCATTTACTCAGTCATCGGGATCCCGTTCACACTGCTTTTCCTGACAGCAGTGGTACAGCGCATCATTGTATATGTCACCAGGCGGCCTGTACTATATTTCCACATTCGCTGGGGCTTCTCCAAGCAGGTTGTTGCAATCATCCACGCTATAGTCCTTGGGTTCATCACTGTCTCGTGCTTCTTCTTAATCCCAGCAGCaatattttctgttctggaaGATGACTGGAATTTTTTGGAatctttttacttctgtttcatttCCCTGAGCACCATTGGCCTCGGAGACTATGTGCCAGGAGAAGGCTACAATCAAAAATTCCGAGAGCTGTATAAAATCGGAATTACAT GTTATCTGTTGCTGGGCCTTATCGCAATGTTGGTGGTTCTCGAGACTTTCTGTGAACTCCATGAGCTCAAAAAGTTTAGGAAGTTGTTTTATGTGAAGAAGGACAAGGAAGAGGACCAAGTGCATATAATGGAACACGACCAGCTCTCCTTCTCTTCCATCTCAGACCAAGCAGCCTCCATGAAGGACGATCAGAAGGCCAATGAGCCTTTTGTGACTTCCCAGTCCCCAACTTCCAATGACAGCTCTCTAAACAATTAA